A region of Halosolutus amylolyticus DNA encodes the following proteins:
- a CDS encoding type II toxin-antitoxin system PemK/MazF family toxin has protein sequence MKYERGDVVEAGDPFNEETSSRPFAIVNTEAHPFDGDQYVAVTVTTRTWYDETIPLTDDDFLDGGLPKRSFLVPWGVVSLAHDDILDWSGRIQHPPLDETVEQLTAYLLD, from the coding sequence ATGAAATACGAGCGGGGCGACGTTGTCGAAGCCGGTGACCCGTTTAACGAGGAGACGTCGAGTCGTCCGTTCGCCATCGTCAACACCGAAGCACACCCGTTCGACGGGGACCAGTACGTCGCAGTGACGGTCACGACGCGCACGTGGTACGACGAAACGATTCCCCTCACGGACGACGATTTCCTCGACGGCGGATTGCCGAAACGGAGTTTTCTCGTTCCCTGGGGAGTCGTTTCCCTGGCTCACGACGATATTCTCGACTGGTCCGGTCGAATACAGCACCCTCCGCTCGACGAGACGGTCGAACAACTCACCGCGTATTTGCTCGACTAG
- a CDS encoding MarR family transcriptional regulator, which yields MPIDIETFERESEFDTGRTHAERILSFLLSNDDKAFRRQEIADATDIEPNAVSAVLSRLKERGLVRHKPPYWAVGDRDRIRSAVDLGRSLEALNDQLGVEDMDAWRDASAETPHPNERDGEAQ from the coding sequence ATGCCGATCGATATCGAGACGTTCGAACGGGAATCGGAGTTCGATACCGGACGAACCCACGCAGAGCGGATCCTCTCGTTTCTCCTGTCGAACGACGACAAAGCATTCAGACGCCAGGAAATCGCCGATGCGACGGACATCGAACCGAACGCCGTGAGTGCGGTACTGAGTCGATTGAAGGAGCGAGGCCTCGTCCGCCACAAGCCGCCCTACTGGGCGGTCGGTGATCGAGACCGAATCCGATCGGCAGTCGATCTCGGTCGGAGTCTCGAGGCGCTGAACGACCAACTCGGAGTGGAAGATATGGACGCCTGGCGTGACGCAAGTGCCGAAACGCCACACCCGAACGAGCGTGACGGGGAAGCACAATGA
- a CDS encoding coenzyme F420-0:L-glutamate ligase has translation MELEPVTDLPEIRPGDDIADLVADRVTLESGDVLTVASTIVSKAEGRTADLEDYPVSGRAKEIARRIEDVAGEEKDPRFAQAVLEESTEVLIDCPFLLTETRFGHICVNAGIDRSNVPDHDVLLLPKKPAESAERIRAGLEARGHEDVAVIVTDTCGRPFRHGQRGVALGWAGMPASRDWRGELDRDGHELGVTVQSVVDELAAAANLVTGEAAGGTPAVAVRGWDFGDLDGSDELFRDVEDDLVRQALREWRFEP, from the coding sequence ATGGAACTGGAGCCAGTGACGGACCTGCCCGAGATCCGTCCCGGCGACGACATCGCCGACCTCGTCGCCGATCGGGTCACCCTCGAGTCCGGCGACGTGCTCACCGTCGCGAGCACGATCGTCTCGAAGGCCGAGGGGCGGACGGCGGACCTGGAGGACTACCCCGTCAGCGGCCGCGCGAAGGAGATCGCTCGCCGGATCGAGGACGTGGCCGGCGAGGAGAAGGACCCGCGGTTCGCCCAGGCGGTCTTGGAAGAGAGCACCGAGGTGCTGATCGACTGTCCCTTCCTGCTCACCGAGACCCGGTTCGGTCACATCTGCGTCAACGCGGGGATCGATCGCTCGAACGTGCCCGACCACGACGTCCTCCTCCTGCCGAAGAAGCCGGCCGAGAGCGCCGAGCGCATTCGGGCCGGACTCGAAGCGCGCGGCCACGAGGACGTCGCGGTGATCGTCACGGACACCTGCGGGCGACCGTTCCGCCACGGTCAGCGCGGCGTCGCGCTCGGCTGGGCGGGGATGCCCGCGAGCCGCGACTGGCGCGGCGAACTCGATCGCGACGGCCACGAACTCGGCGTCACCGTCCAGTCCGTCGTCGACGAACTCGCGGCGGCGGCGAACCTCGTCACCGGCGAGGCCGCGGGCGGAACGCCCGCCGTCGCCGTCCGGGGCTGGGACTTCGGCGACCTCGACGGGAGCGACGAACTCTTCCGGGACGTCGAAGACGACCTCGTGCGACAGGCGCTTCGCGAGTGGAGGTTCGAGCCATGA
- a CDS encoding 5,10-methylenetetrahydromethanopterin reductase, producing the protein MTGTHPGDEGPIWGVELTPEHPPDRIASLAALAEDEGFDVAFTSSHYFNRDPFVTLSRMADATADIRLGPGVVNPYETHPVKLAAQTATIDEVSDGRAVFGVGAGDRSSLATLGVERDSPLRRVLETFDLARDLWAGETVTHEGTFTARDASLNLDPTEIPVYVGAQGPHMLRMSAKHADGVLVNAAHPRDLEWAAGQIEQGLAERPASERSSGDRSDPRDDAFESLAFASTSVAGDEAAAREAARPPVAFIVGGAAEPVLDRHDVDREAASAVSEALEAGELNEAFDRVTPSMIDAFCIAGTTDQVADRFAAALEYVDGIVVGSPLGPDLEDAIERASEALASATQE; encoded by the coding sequence ATGACGGGGACGCATCCGGGCGACGAGGGTCCGATCTGGGGCGTCGAACTCACTCCCGAACACCCGCCCGATCGGATCGCCTCGCTCGCGGCGCTGGCCGAGGACGAGGGGTTCGACGTCGCCTTTACGAGCAGTCACTACTTCAACCGCGATCCGTTCGTCACCCTCTCGCGGATGGCCGACGCGACGGCGGACATCCGGCTGGGACCGGGCGTCGTCAACCCCTACGAGACCCACCCGGTCAAACTCGCCGCGCAGACGGCGACGATCGACGAGGTGAGCGACGGCCGCGCGGTGTTCGGCGTCGGCGCGGGCGATCGGTCCTCGCTCGCGACCCTCGGGGTCGAGCGCGACAGTCCGCTCCGGCGGGTCCTCGAGACGTTCGACCTCGCGCGCGACCTCTGGGCGGGCGAGACCGTCACCCACGAGGGGACGTTCACGGCGCGGGACGCCTCGCTCAACCTCGACCCAACCGAGATCCCGGTCTACGTCGGGGCACAGGGACCGCACATGCTCCGCATGAGCGCGAAACACGCCGACGGCGTGCTGGTCAACGCCGCCCACCCGCGGGACCTGGAGTGGGCCGCGGGGCAGATCGAGCAGGGGCTGGCGGAGCGACCCGCCTCGGAACGGTCGAGCGGAGACCGAAGCGACCCGCGAGACGACGCTTTCGAGTCGCTCGCCTTCGCGAGCACGAGCGTCGCCGGCGACGAGGCCGCCGCCCGCGAAGCCGCCCGTCCGCCGGTCGCGTTCATCGTCGGCGGCGCGGCCGAGCCGGTGCTCGATCGCCACGACGTCGATCGCGAGGCCGCGAGCGCGGTCAGCGAGGCGCTCGAGGCGGGCGAACTGAACGAGGCGTTCGACCGGGTGACGCCGTCGATGATCGACGCCTTCTGCATCGCGGGGACGACCGACCAGGTCGCCGATCGGTTCGCGGCCGCGCTCGAATACGTCGACGGCATCGTCGTCGGCTCGCCGCTCGGACCGGATCTCGAGGACGCGATCGAACGGGCGAGCGAAGCGCTGGCGAGCGCAACGCAGGAGTGA